In Streptomyces durocortorensis, a genomic segment contains:
- a CDS encoding AfsR/SARP family transcriptional regulator: MRIDVLGAVRAFRDDGSPVDLGGPRHREVLARLVTAEGRMVTTDSLVDDLWTDPPARGVGALRTFVAALRRALEPDRPPRDPPRVLVTEGPGYALRLPREDVDVHRFQDTLARARRNPDAVTDLGTALADWRGPAYADVTGSAWAQRERTRLEELRLEGAELRARILLGSGEGADLVAELGAHVAEHPWREPAWGLLARALHRAGRQADALATLRRARAMLVEQLGLDPGAGLQRLETDILNGNVPPEGARTAWTGHGARLGPRTTVDLARTLALAGGDALVHSRRDRLAAVQAAERTGDLSLTARIIAAYDVPAIWSRADDPEQSRDVVAAAERTLIALGPDSPADLAARLLATVAVESRSAGLSRAELKRARQAARQAEALARGLADPALLAFALNGVFLQSFTRPGLAVVRDRIGAEILDLATRHELPNFALLGRLVRLQSASALGDLDAATSHAKAAEQLAVTTEAPLVPVLTGWFRARATAARSVEPGGPTAATAAAHYRAAEDALQTAGMPGLHRGLFPLALLGLRLLHDRPAPTDPHLDWGPYRPWARPLVLLAQDRAGEARAALAAVPEPPRDHMQEALWCLTARAAVRLDERGIAARAEAVLRSARAEHAGAAGGMLTLGPVARYLAEAEACAGAG; encoded by the coding sequence ATGCGAATCGACGTGCTCGGTGCTGTGCGGGCCTTCCGCGACGACGGCAGTCCGGTTGACCTGGGCGGTCCTCGCCATCGCGAGGTACTCGCCCGGCTCGTCACCGCAGAGGGGCGGATGGTCACCACCGACAGTCTTGTCGACGACCTGTGGACCGATCCACCGGCCCGCGGCGTGGGCGCTCTGCGTACGTTCGTCGCCGCGCTGCGCCGCGCCCTCGAACCCGACCGGCCGCCCCGCGATCCGCCGCGCGTACTCGTCACCGAAGGTCCCGGCTACGCGCTGCGCCTGCCGCGCGAGGACGTGGACGTCCATCGGTTCCAGGACACCCTGGCCCGAGCCCGGCGCAACCCCGACGCGGTGACCGACCTCGGCACGGCACTCGCGGACTGGCGGGGACCCGCCTACGCCGATGTGACCGGCTCCGCATGGGCGCAGCGCGAGCGGACCCGACTGGAGGAGCTGAGGTTGGAGGGGGCGGAACTGCGTGCCCGTATCCTCCTTGGCTCCGGGGAAGGGGCCGATCTCGTCGCCGAACTGGGCGCCCACGTCGCCGAACATCCGTGGCGCGAGCCGGCCTGGGGGCTGCTTGCCCGCGCGCTCCACCGCGCGGGCCGCCAGGCCGACGCGCTGGCCACCCTCCGCCGCGCCCGAGCGATGCTCGTTGAGCAACTCGGGCTCGACCCTGGTGCCGGCCTCCAACGCCTGGAGACGGACATCCTCAACGGGAACGTGCCCCCCGAAGGCGCACGTACCGCGTGGACCGGCCATGGTGCACGTCTCGGCCCGCGCACCACCGTGGATCTGGCCCGCACCCTCGCACTGGCGGGTGGCGACGCCCTCGTCCACTCGCGGCGCGACCGCCTCGCCGCCGTCCAGGCGGCGGAACGCACGGGTGACCTCTCCCTGACCGCCCGGATCATCGCCGCCTACGACGTGCCCGCCATCTGGAGTCGGGCCGACGACCCCGAGCAGTCCCGCGACGTCGTCGCGGCCGCCGAGCGCACGCTCATCGCGCTCGGCCCCGACAGCCCTGCCGACCTGGCCGCCCGCCTCCTGGCCACGGTCGCCGTCGAGAGCCGCAGCGCCGGTCTGTCCAGGGCCGAGCTGAAGCGCGCGCGGCAGGCGGCACGGCAGGCCGAGGCGCTGGCACGGGGCCTGGCCGATCCCGCCCTGCTGGCGTTCGCCCTCAACGGGGTGTTCCTGCAGTCCTTCACCCGCCCCGGACTCGCGGTGGTACGGGACCGGATCGGCGCCGAGATCCTCGACCTGGCCACCCGGCACGAGCTGCCGAACTTCGCGCTACTCGGCCGACTCGTCCGCCTGCAATCCGCCTCGGCCCTCGGTGACCTCGACGCCGCAACCTCCCACGCCAAGGCTGCCGAACAGCTCGCCGTGACCACCGAGGCACCCCTTGTCCCAGTGCTCACCGGGTGGTTCCGGGCACGGGCCACGGCTGCCCGCAGCGTCGAACCCGGCGGACCGACCGCCGCCACGGCCGCAGCGCACTACCGCGCTGCCGAGGACGCCCTCCAGACGGCCGGAATGCCGGGGCTGCACCGCGGCCTGTTCCCGCTGGCCCTGCTGGGGCTGCGCCTGCTGCACGACCGGCCCGCGCCCACCGACCCGCACCTCGACTGGGGCCCGTACCGCCCCTGGGCGCGCCCCCTCGTGCTGCTCGCCCAGGACCGAGCCGGGGAGGCTCGGGCTGCCCTCGCCGCGGTGCCCGAACCACCGCGCGACCACATGCAGGAGGCACTGTGGTGCCTGACCGCCCGCGCCGCCGTGCGCCTCGACGAGCGCGGAATCGCCGCGCGCGCCGAGGCCGTCCTGCGCAGTGCCCGTGCCGAACATGCCGGTGCCGCCGGCGGAATGCTGACCCTGGGACCGGTGGCGCGCTACCTGGCCGAAGCGGAGGCATGTGCCGGAGCCGGGTGA